One window of the Nothobranchius furzeri strain GRZ-AD chromosome 3, NfurGRZ-RIMD1, whole genome shotgun sequence genome contains the following:
- the mrps16 gene encoding small ribosomal subunit protein bS16m, whose product MVHLSSLLLKTYRGGFVVIRLALAGHKQANRPFYRIVAAYNKRARDGKYIEQLGTYDPLPNIYNEKLISFNFDRIKYWIGCGAHPTKPVAKLLGLSGFFPLHPMTITEAERRRAKMEKTEAAKPEESPEEGQKEVEV is encoded by the exons ATGGTGCATTTAT CATCTCTCCTCCTGAAGACGTACCGCGGAGGTTTTGTTGTCATCCGGCTCGCTCTCGCGGGTCACAAACAAGCCAACAGACCTTTTTACCGCATCGTGGCTGCGTACAACAAAAGAGCGAGAGACGGCAAATACATCGAGCAGCTGGGGACGTATGACCCGCTCCCTAACATCTACAACGAGAAGCTCATCAGCTTCAACTTCGACCGGATCAAGTACTGGATCGGTTGTGGCGCTCACCCAACAAAACCAGTGGCCAAACTTCTGG GGTTGTCAGGATTTTTCCCGCTGCACCCCATGACGATAACAGAGGCAGAGCGTCGCAGAGCGAAAATGGAGAAAACCGAAGCTGCAAAACCTGAGGAATCTCCAGAGGAGGGACAGAAGGAGGTGGAAGTGTGA